From the genome of Etheostoma spectabile isolate EspeVRDwgs_2016 chromosome 10, UIUC_Espe_1.0, whole genome shotgun sequence, one region includes:
- the tm9sf2 gene encoding transmembrane 9 superfamily member 2 — MLRWLLGAALLARAAGFYLPGLAPVSFCEPGKDQVPDCKSTIELFVNRLDSVESVLPYEYTAFDFCSEKTMKRPSENLGQVLFGERIEPSPYKFEFKKPATCQKVCTQTYDTSSPPDKAKLDFLKKGMLLNYQHHWIVDNMPVTWCYDVEDGQKFCNPGFPIGCYVTEAGRPKDACVVNSNFNEKDAFYIFNHVDITIHYHIVEHEQLGARLVAAKIEPKSYENPNDSPDCTGGPKFLKNKQTGVFNIPYTYSINFVEDKNIRWASRWDYILESMPHTNIQWFSIMNSLVIVLFLSGMVAMIMLRTLHKDIARYNQMDSVEDAQEEFGWKLVHGDVFRPPRKGMLLSVFLGSGTQIFIMIFVTLFFACLGFLSPANRGALMTCAVVLWVLLGTPAGYVAARLYKSFGGEKWKTNVLLTAFLCPGVVFADFFVMNLILWGEGSSAAMPFGTLVAILALWFCISVPLTFIGAYFGFKKTGIEHPVRTNQIPRQVPEQSFYTKPFPGIIMGGILPFGCIFIQLFFILNSIWSHQMYYMFGFLFLVFIILVITCSEATILLCYFHLCAEDYHWQWRSFLTSGFTAVYFLVYAVHYFFSKLQITGLASTILYFGYTMIMALIFFLFTGSIGFFACFWFVTKIYSVVKVD, encoded by the exons ATGTTGCGGTGGCTGCTTGGGGCTGCACTGCTGGCTCGAGCGGCCGGATTCTACCTACCGGGTCTGGCACCCGTGAGCTTTTGTGAGCCTGGAAAAGACCAAGTTCCAGACTGCAAG TCAACCATTGAGCTGTTTGTGAACAGGTTGGATTCAGTGGAGTCTGTTCTGCCTTATGAATATACTGC GTTTGACTTTTGCTCGGAGAAAACAATGAAACGTCCATCAGAAAATCTGGGCCAGGTTCTTTTTGGCGAGAGGATTGAACCCTCACCATACAAG TTTGAGTTTAAGAAACCTGCAACGTGTCAGAAGGTGTGTACCCAAACCTACGACACCAGCAGCCCCCCAGACAAAGCCAAACTGGACTTCCTCAAGAAAGGCATGTTACTCAACTACCAGCATCACTG gatTGTGGATAACATGCCAGTCACCTGGTGCTATGATGTTGAAGATGGACAGAAGTTCTGTAATCCTGGTTTTCCTATTGGTTGTTACGTGACAGAAGCAGGTCGCCCCAAAGATGCCTGCGTGGTCAAT tcTAACTTTAATGAAAAGGATGCTTTTTACATCTTTAACCATGTGGACATCACCATCCATTACCACATCGTTGAGCATGAACAACTGGGAGCACGATTGGTTGCTGCCAAGATTGAACCTAAAAG CTATGAAAACCCTAATGACAGCCCTGATTGTACTGGAGGGCCAAAGTtcctgaaaaataaacaaacaggaGTGTTCAACATCCCATACACCTACTCTATCAACTTTGTG gAAGACAAAAATATTCGTTGGGCATCTAGATGGGACTACATCCTGGAGTCAATGCCTCACACCAACATCCAGTGGTTcag CATAATGAACTCGTTGGTGATCGTGTTGTTCCTGTCTGGAATGGTAGCCATGATCATGCTGAGGACTCTGCATAAAGATATCGCCAGATACAATCAGATGGACTCTGTT GAGGATGCTCAGGAGGAGTTTGGGTGGAAGTTGGTCCATGGAGATGTTTTCCGTCCTCCCAGGAAGGGCATGCTGCTGTCTGTTTTTCTCGGCTCTGGAACCCAGATCTTCATTATGATCTTTGTCACCCTTT TCTTTGCCTGTCTTGGGTTCCTCTCTCCGGCGAACCGGGGGGCTCTGATGACATGTGCTGTTGTTCTCTGGGTTCTTCTTGGAACTCCTGCTGGATATGTGGCTGCTCGCCTCTACAAAT CTTTTGGAGGCGAGAAGTGGAAGACCAACGTTCTGCTGACAGCCTTCCTCTGCCCAGG GGTGGTATTTGCAGATTTCTTTGTGATGAACTTGATCCTGTGGGGTGAAGGGTCTTCAGCAGCCATGCCATTTGGGACTCTGGTAGCAATATTGGCTCTTTGGTTTTGTATCTCAGTGCCACTTACCTTTATAGGAGCATACTTTGGCTTCAAGAAGACA GGCATTGAGCACCCAGTGCGGACCAATCAGATTCCTCGCCAAGTCCCGGAGCAGTCATTCTACACAAAGCCTTTTCCTGGTATCATCATGGGAGGAATTCTACCCTTTGGATGCatatttattcagcttttcttcaTATTAAACTCCATCTG GTCCCATCAGATGTACTACATGTTTGGCTTCCTTTTCCTTGTCTTCATTATCCTGGTCATCACCTGCTCTGAGGCCACCATCCTGCTCTGCTACTTCCACTTATGTGCTGAG GACTACCATTGGCAGTGGCGTTCCTTCCTGACCAGCGGCTTCACTGCTGTCTATTTCCTGGTCTATGCCGTTCATTACTTCTTCTCTAAGCTGCAAATCACTGGACTGGCCAGCACCATCCTGTACTTTGGATACACCATGATCATGGCTCTTATCTTTTTCTTATTCACTG GTTCAATCGGCTTCTTTGCCTGTTTCTGGTTTGTTACCAAGATCTACAGTGTGGTTAAAGTGGACTAA